In a single window of the Dreissena polymorpha isolate Duluth1 chromosome 3, UMN_Dpol_1.0, whole genome shotgun sequence genome:
- the LOC127871452 gene encoding E3 ubiquitin-protein ligase CHFR-like isoform X1 — translation MSVVDAWGQLVSLSDYESPPFQCIENVFRIGRAVDNDISLSENKLVSGHHCYLMRDEASGVVTLHDSSTNGTLLNMTYKLTKGKSKELQHGDEFYVVYKKENEEFNVGFVYQDCAELRKAELEESGTQEYSAPDLLDATLEDSDCNYISPEKSTLKRKSSVEGIVENGKKPKLQLDTKVAESTTKPHTTLVNESKPRGQSTGTTHIALSSSTATTAASLATAAPVLAALDTSEAASSSEAASKLASKTAQEITVAAKATTSTTATRATASLKIPEKDDIEENLQCTICQDIMHDCISLQPCLHSFCAGCYSEWMSRSQECPSCRKKVERINKNHIVNNLIEAYLKEHPAKRRPAEDIVELNKKNKITNDMLYPKNQIRNNEDSSDYSDTDDDSDDDNYDGPAAPHGLFFHAPVIAPPAPVLYGFGTPVFGVNRAFKTVCRQCPDYKDPNGGNSGDDKNVCDKTSLTNKGNQNGEGNPGNGTEGGPAAGPSEPAGDGKAINADVKQCPDPPAHVCPINQNHVLCQCCLQPMPDFRVHWPHLGVEKRPQQCAMCYRAYCHAYWGCRKQDCLGCLNVFRDMNFGRKALNGLILDNQVESDIFRDYIDSKGLSVKDVLQECCRKLEAGVFTVIAQGTHQFRTETAVCYACGLASFKQLALQYRKSIKKEDLPDSAKNREDCYWGYKCRTQRNKPQHAKNFNHICDQVRQY, via the exons ATGTCAGTTGTTGATGCTTGGGGTCAGTTGGTCAGTTTGAGCGATTATGAAAGTCCACCATTCCAGTGCATTGAAAACGTGTTCCGTATCGGAAGGGCTGTCG ataatgACATCAGTTTGTCTGAAAACAAACTTGTGTCTGGTCATCACTGTTATTTAATGAGGGATGAAGCATCAGGAGTGGTCACATTGCATGATAGCAG tACAAATGGCACTTTGTTGAACATGACATACAAACTGACAAAAGGAAAG agtAAAGAATTGCAGCATGGTGATGAATTTTATGTAGTATACAAGAAGGAGAATGAAGAATTTA ACGTTGGCTTCGTATACCAGGACTGTGCTGAACTGCGTAAGGCTGAGCTAGAAGAGAGCGGGACGCAGGAGTACTCTGCCCCTGACCTTCTGGACGCCACACTGGAAG ACTCAGATTGCAATTACATTAGTCCAGAAAAGTCTACTCTTAAAAGGAAGTCAAGTGTTGAAGGAATAGTGGAAAATGGAAAGAAACCTAAACTTCAACTCGATACAAAA GTTGCAGAATCTACAACTAAACCTCACACAACTCTTGTAAACGAAAGTAAACCCAGAGGACAATCTACTGGTACAACACATATTGCATTGTCTTCATCCACTGCAACCACAGCAGCTAGTTTAGCCACAGCTGCACCAGTACTAGCTGCATTGGACACATCTGAAGCTGCATCATCTTCTGAAGCTGCTTCAAAATTAGCATCCAAAACAGCACAAGAAATAACTGTAGCTGCTAAGGCAACAACATCGACAACAGCAACGAGAGCAACTGCTTCTTTAAAGATTCCAGAGAAAGATGACATTGAGGAGAATCTGCAGTGTACAATATGTCAGGATATCATGCATGATTgcatcag CTTGCAGCCATGTCTTCACTCTTTCTGTGCGGGCTGCTACTCTGAATggatgtcaaggtcacaggaatGTCCATCC TGTAGGAAGAAGGTGGAGCGAATCAACAAGAACCACATTGTGAATAATCTTATAGAAGCATACCTGAAGGAACACCCTG CTAAAAGAAGACCCGCTGAAGACATAGTAGAGCTCAACAAGAAAAACAAGATAACAAATGACATG CTCTACCCTAAGAATCAAATAAGAAACAATGAGGACAGCAGTGACTACAGTGACactgatgatgatagtgatgatgacaATTATGATGGTCCCGCTGCACCCCATGGGCTATTTTTCCATGCCCCTGTCATAGCTCCACCTGCGCCTGTACTGTATGGGTTTGGAACACCGGTCTTTGGAGTAAATAG AGCATTCAAGACTGTCTGCAGACAGTGTCCTGATTACAAAGATCCAAATGGAGGAAATAGTGGGGATGACAAAAATG tttgTGATAAGACCAGTCTGACTAATAAAGGGAACCAGAATGGAGAGGGCAATCCTGGAAATGGAACAGAAGGGGGGCCAGCCGCAGGGCCGTCTGAGCCAGCAG GTGATGGTAAGGCAATCAATGCCGATGTCAAGCAGTGTCCTGACCCCCCAGCTCATGTGTGCCCTATCAACCAGAACCACGTGCTGTGCCAGTGCTGCCTGCAACCCATGCCTGACTTCAGGGTGCACTGGCCCCACCTGGGCGTGGAGAAACGACCACAGCAAT GTGCCATGTGTTACCGCGCCTACTGCCACGCATACTGGGGATGTAGAAAGCAGGACTGCTTGGGATGCCTTAATGTGTTCAGAG ACATGAACTTTGGTAGGAAAGCCTTGAATGGCCTCATACTGGACAACCAAGTAGAATCAGATATATTCAGG GACTATATAGACTCCAAAGGCCTATCAGTAAAGGATGTACTACAGGAGTGTTGTCGGAAACTAGAAGCCGGTGTCTTCACGGTTATTG CTCAAGGCACCCACCAGTTCAGGACAGAGACTGCAGTGTGCTATGCCTGCGGTCTAGCCTCATTCAAACAGCTTGCATTGCAATACCGGAAATCGATCAAAAAGGAAGATCTACCTG ACTCTGCCAAGAATCGTGAGGATTGCTACTGGGGTTACAAGTGTAGGACACAGAGAAACAAGCCTCAACATGCCAA
- the LOC127871452 gene encoding E3 ubiquitin-protein ligase CHFR-like isoform X3, which translates to MRDEASGVVTLHDSSTNGTLLNMTYKLTKGKSKELQHGDEFYVVYKKENEEFNVGFVYQDCAELRKAELEESGTQEYSAPDLLDATLEDSDCNYISPEKSTLKRKSSVEGIVENGKKPKLQLDTKVAESTTKPHTTLVNESKPRGQSTGTTHIALSSSTATTAASLATAAPVLAALDTSEAASSSEAASKLASKTAQEITVAAKATTSTTATRATASLKIPEKDDIEENLQCTICQDIMHDCISLQPCLHSFCAGCYSEWMSRSQECPSCRKKVERINKNHIVNNLIEAYLKEHPAKRRPAEDIVELNKKNKITNDMLYPKNQIRNNEDSSDYSDTDDDSDDDNYDGPAAPHGLFFHAPVIAPPAPVLYGFGTPVFGVNRAFKTVCRQCPDYKDPNGGNSGDDKNVCDKTSLTNKGNQNGEGNPGNGTEGGPAAGPSEPAGDGKAINADVKQCPDPPAHVCPINQNHVLCQCCLQPMPDFRVHWPHLGVEKRPQQCAMCYRAYCHAYWGCRKQDCLGCLNVFRDMNFGRKALNGLILDNQVESDIFRDYIDSKGLSVKDVLQECCRKLEAGVFTVIAQGTHQFRTETAVCYACGLASFKQLALQYRKSIKKEDLPDSAKNREDCYWGYKCRTQRNKPQHAKNFNHICDQVRQY; encoded by the exons ATGAGGGATGAAGCATCAGGAGTGGTCACATTGCATGATAGCAG tACAAATGGCACTTTGTTGAACATGACATACAAACTGACAAAAGGAAAG agtAAAGAATTGCAGCATGGTGATGAATTTTATGTAGTATACAAGAAGGAGAATGAAGAATTTA ACGTTGGCTTCGTATACCAGGACTGTGCTGAACTGCGTAAGGCTGAGCTAGAAGAGAGCGGGACGCAGGAGTACTCTGCCCCTGACCTTCTGGACGCCACACTGGAAG ACTCAGATTGCAATTACATTAGTCCAGAAAAGTCTACTCTTAAAAGGAAGTCAAGTGTTGAAGGAATAGTGGAAAATGGAAAGAAACCTAAACTTCAACTCGATACAAAA GTTGCAGAATCTACAACTAAACCTCACACAACTCTTGTAAACGAAAGTAAACCCAGAGGACAATCTACTGGTACAACACATATTGCATTGTCTTCATCCACTGCAACCACAGCAGCTAGTTTAGCCACAGCTGCACCAGTACTAGCTGCATTGGACACATCTGAAGCTGCATCATCTTCTGAAGCTGCTTCAAAATTAGCATCCAAAACAGCACAAGAAATAACTGTAGCTGCTAAGGCAACAACATCGACAACAGCAACGAGAGCAACTGCTTCTTTAAAGATTCCAGAGAAAGATGACATTGAGGAGAATCTGCAGTGTACAATATGTCAGGATATCATGCATGATTgcatcag CTTGCAGCCATGTCTTCACTCTTTCTGTGCGGGCTGCTACTCTGAATggatgtcaaggtcacaggaatGTCCATCC TGTAGGAAGAAGGTGGAGCGAATCAACAAGAACCACATTGTGAATAATCTTATAGAAGCATACCTGAAGGAACACCCTG CTAAAAGAAGACCCGCTGAAGACATAGTAGAGCTCAACAAGAAAAACAAGATAACAAATGACATG CTCTACCCTAAGAATCAAATAAGAAACAATGAGGACAGCAGTGACTACAGTGACactgatgatgatagtgatgatgacaATTATGATGGTCCCGCTGCACCCCATGGGCTATTTTTCCATGCCCCTGTCATAGCTCCACCTGCGCCTGTACTGTATGGGTTTGGAACACCGGTCTTTGGAGTAAATAG AGCATTCAAGACTGTCTGCAGACAGTGTCCTGATTACAAAGATCCAAATGGAGGAAATAGTGGGGATGACAAAAATG tttgTGATAAGACCAGTCTGACTAATAAAGGGAACCAGAATGGAGAGGGCAATCCTGGAAATGGAACAGAAGGGGGGCCAGCCGCAGGGCCGTCTGAGCCAGCAG GTGATGGTAAGGCAATCAATGCCGATGTCAAGCAGTGTCCTGACCCCCCAGCTCATGTGTGCCCTATCAACCAGAACCACGTGCTGTGCCAGTGCTGCCTGCAACCCATGCCTGACTTCAGGGTGCACTGGCCCCACCTGGGCGTGGAGAAACGACCACAGCAAT GTGCCATGTGTTACCGCGCCTACTGCCACGCATACTGGGGATGTAGAAAGCAGGACTGCTTGGGATGCCTTAATGTGTTCAGAG ACATGAACTTTGGTAGGAAAGCCTTGAATGGCCTCATACTGGACAACCAAGTAGAATCAGATATATTCAGG GACTATATAGACTCCAAAGGCCTATCAGTAAAGGATGTACTACAGGAGTGTTGTCGGAAACTAGAAGCCGGTGTCTTCACGGTTATTG CTCAAGGCACCCACCAGTTCAGGACAGAGACTGCAGTGTGCTATGCCTGCGGTCTAGCCTCATTCAAACAGCTTGCATTGCAATACCGGAAATCGATCAAAAAGGAAGATCTACCTG ACTCTGCCAAGAATCGTGAGGATTGCTACTGGGGTTACAAGTGTAGGACACAGAGAAACAAGCCTCAACATGCCAA
- the LOC127871452 gene encoding E3 ubiquitin-protein ligase CHFR-like isoform X2: MSVVDAWGQLVSLSDYESPPFQCIENVFRIGRAVDNDISLSENKLVSGHHCYLMRDEASGVVTLHDSSTNGTLLNMTYKLTKGKSKELQHGDEFYVVYKKENEEFNVGFVYQDCAELRKAELEESGTQEYSAPDLLDATLEDSDCNYISPEKSTLKRKSSVEGIVENGKKPKLQLDTKVAESTTKPHTTLVNESKPRGQSTGTTHIALSSSTATTAASLATAAPVLAALDTSEAASSSEAASKLASKTAQEITVAAKATTSTTATRATASLKIPEKDDIEENLQCTICQDIMHDCISLQPCLHSFCAGCYSEWMSRSQECPSCRKKVERINKNHIVNNLIEAYLKEHPAKRRPAEDIVELNKKNKITNDMLYPKNQIRNNEDSSDYSDTDDDSDDDNYDGPAAPHGLFFHAPVIAPPAPVLYGFGTPVFGVNRAFKTVCRQCPDYKDPNGGNSGDDKNVCDKTSLTNKGNQNGEGNPGNGTEGGPAAGPSEPAGDGKAINADVKQCPDPPAHVCPINQNHVLCQCCLQPMPDFRVHWPHLGVEKRPQQCAMCYRAYCHAYWGCRKQDCLGCLNVFRDMNFGRKALNGLILDNQVESDIFRDYIDSKGLSVKDVLQECCRKLEAGVFTVIAQGTHQFRTETAVCYACGLASFKQLALQYRKSIKKEDLPGTSTTFVTKYDSTEQMTASDHRASLMDVKIKIPLRDL, encoded by the exons ATGTCAGTTGTTGATGCTTGGGGTCAGTTGGTCAGTTTGAGCGATTATGAAAGTCCACCATTCCAGTGCATTGAAAACGTGTTCCGTATCGGAAGGGCTGTCG ataatgACATCAGTTTGTCTGAAAACAAACTTGTGTCTGGTCATCACTGTTATTTAATGAGGGATGAAGCATCAGGAGTGGTCACATTGCATGATAGCAG tACAAATGGCACTTTGTTGAACATGACATACAAACTGACAAAAGGAAAG agtAAAGAATTGCAGCATGGTGATGAATTTTATGTAGTATACAAGAAGGAGAATGAAGAATTTA ACGTTGGCTTCGTATACCAGGACTGTGCTGAACTGCGTAAGGCTGAGCTAGAAGAGAGCGGGACGCAGGAGTACTCTGCCCCTGACCTTCTGGACGCCACACTGGAAG ACTCAGATTGCAATTACATTAGTCCAGAAAAGTCTACTCTTAAAAGGAAGTCAAGTGTTGAAGGAATAGTGGAAAATGGAAAGAAACCTAAACTTCAACTCGATACAAAA GTTGCAGAATCTACAACTAAACCTCACACAACTCTTGTAAACGAAAGTAAACCCAGAGGACAATCTACTGGTACAACACATATTGCATTGTCTTCATCCACTGCAACCACAGCAGCTAGTTTAGCCACAGCTGCACCAGTACTAGCTGCATTGGACACATCTGAAGCTGCATCATCTTCTGAAGCTGCTTCAAAATTAGCATCCAAAACAGCACAAGAAATAACTGTAGCTGCTAAGGCAACAACATCGACAACAGCAACGAGAGCAACTGCTTCTTTAAAGATTCCAGAGAAAGATGACATTGAGGAGAATCTGCAGTGTACAATATGTCAGGATATCATGCATGATTgcatcag CTTGCAGCCATGTCTTCACTCTTTCTGTGCGGGCTGCTACTCTGAATggatgtcaaggtcacaggaatGTCCATCC TGTAGGAAGAAGGTGGAGCGAATCAACAAGAACCACATTGTGAATAATCTTATAGAAGCATACCTGAAGGAACACCCTG CTAAAAGAAGACCCGCTGAAGACATAGTAGAGCTCAACAAGAAAAACAAGATAACAAATGACATG CTCTACCCTAAGAATCAAATAAGAAACAATGAGGACAGCAGTGACTACAGTGACactgatgatgatagtgatgatgacaATTATGATGGTCCCGCTGCACCCCATGGGCTATTTTTCCATGCCCCTGTCATAGCTCCACCTGCGCCTGTACTGTATGGGTTTGGAACACCGGTCTTTGGAGTAAATAG AGCATTCAAGACTGTCTGCAGACAGTGTCCTGATTACAAAGATCCAAATGGAGGAAATAGTGGGGATGACAAAAATG tttgTGATAAGACCAGTCTGACTAATAAAGGGAACCAGAATGGAGAGGGCAATCCTGGAAATGGAACAGAAGGGGGGCCAGCCGCAGGGCCGTCTGAGCCAGCAG GTGATGGTAAGGCAATCAATGCCGATGTCAAGCAGTGTCCTGACCCCCCAGCTCATGTGTGCCCTATCAACCAGAACCACGTGCTGTGCCAGTGCTGCCTGCAACCCATGCCTGACTTCAGGGTGCACTGGCCCCACCTGGGCGTGGAGAAACGACCACAGCAAT GTGCCATGTGTTACCGCGCCTACTGCCACGCATACTGGGGATGTAGAAAGCAGGACTGCTTGGGATGCCTTAATGTGTTCAGAG ACATGAACTTTGGTAGGAAAGCCTTGAATGGCCTCATACTGGACAACCAAGTAGAATCAGATATATTCAGG GACTATATAGACTCCAAAGGCCTATCAGTAAAGGATGTACTACAGGAGTGTTGTCGGAAACTAGAAGCCGGTGTCTTCACGGTTATTG CTCAAGGCACCCACCAGTTCAGGACAGAGACTGCAGTGTGCTATGCCTGCGGTCTAGCCTCATTCAAACAGCTTGCATTGCAATACCGGAAATCGATCAAAAAGGAAGATCTACCTG